In Hyphomicrobiales bacterium, the sequence CGCAGATGCTGAAGCGCCGCCCCGACCTGCCGCGCTTCATGCCGGGCGGCCCCGACAATCCGATGGGCGCGCGCGCGCTCTATCTCGGCTCGACGCTCTACCGCATCCACGGCTCGAACGAGCCGGAGACGATCGGCCAGGCCGTTTCCTCAGGCTGCATCCGCATGCTGAACGAGGATGTGATCGACCTCTACGACCGCGCCAAGGTCGGCACCCGCGTCGTCGTCGCCCGCTGAGCGGCCCGAAGCGCGATCGAAATCGGGAAGGCCGGCGGAAACGCCGGCCTTTTCCGTTTGGCCGGCCTCTCGCGCATTTCCTGGCAGCGAGGCCTGAAAACTCCCTAGCTGTAGAAGATGTGCCGGCCGATCGCGTCCATCTTCTTCAGCTTCCGCGCCCAGCTCGGCTGGACGTAATCGGCGTGGTAATGCGTCGCGCCTCCCACCTCCGCGAGATAGATCCTGCCCTCGTAGACGTCGCGCGCGATGCGCAGGGCCGCTTTCCAGGCCTCGGGCTCGGTGATGCGCAGGGATTTACCCTCGCAGGCGAAGGTGAATTGGCAGGCGAGCTTGCGGTGGCGGTTCTGGTAGACCACCCCGCATACCGAATGCGGATACACCCCGCTCTTCACACGGTTGAGCACGACCTGCGCGATGGCGGCACGCCCGTCTTCCGCCTCGGACCGTGCCTCGAAATAGACGGCCTCTGCGAGGCAGCGCTGTTCGCGCTCCAACTGCGCCGGTTCGATCAGTCCCACATAGAGGCGGGGCTGTTCGGCCTCCTTCCCAAGCATGACCACGATGCCCGTCGGCGTCACCCAGGCGATAGCGGTGCTTGCGCTTCTCGGGGTCACCGAACCTTCCGCCATTGAGGCCGCATTGGCCGGAGTGGAGCCATTGCCCTTCGCGAGCGGCTCGCCCGGATGCGACACACGTCCGGATGGAACGGGATCGATCTTGCCGTCCGACACGGTGGGAGCGAGAGCATCGCGCAGCTCGCCGCGATCCGCGTGAGGGTCGACGAGAGCCAACGCCGTGCCGTCCGGCCGGTCGAAGAGATCGACGTCTACGGTATCGAGACGGCTCGGGCCGGCCGCTTGCGGGCCCTGTTCCAGCGGGGCGCGGTCGATGCCGGCAGGAACGGGTGACAGGGCGCGCGACGTCGTCGGCACAATTTTGACAGGCAGCACGACGAAAGCCGCAAGCGCGAGCAGCGCCGACGGAACGATGCGCTTCATGGAATTTGCTCCGGAGGGATAGAGTCAAGCCGGGCCTGCGCAGCACCGAGCGATCGGCGGCGGGATCAACGGCTCGCTTGACGGAAATTTTCGGGGGGAAACGGAGGGAGGCGTGCCGGCGCTAAGCCTTCGCGGCTGGCTGGCGAGTCAGGATTTCGGCGCTAGCCGATCGTTTCCGGCGTCGGCGAGTTCTTGGAGCAACCGACAGGCCGCGGAGGTTCGCAGGCCATTTGCCACGGCAGAGGCATGCCGGGCACAGGCTCCGCCGCGCCGGCGAAATTCAGCGTTTTCATAACCATGAAAGCCAATTCTTCGAACCCAAGCCGGAACGAAAAATTGTCTAGAAAAGAAACATTTAGTCGCACGAGCGAACACTCTGCGAAAGGTTTGAACGAAATTCATGCGACACGCAGGGAATTACGTCAGTTTTATTTTTAAACAACGGCCCTTTGTCTCCACATTAACGATGATATGCGCTATTCGACGCGCCGTATGGACAGAGACTTCGGCAGCTTTGTGACTTTATCCATCAGCCGACGAAGAAGCTCATCGTCCAGGGCATCGGATTGGATGTCGCACTCGGCTCGATCGTTCAGAGCTTCGGTCTTGCGTCGGCTTTCCCCGAAGACCGCATCCCTCTTTTCGGATCAGCGCCGAGCGAGCCTTGCCAGGACAGGATCGGCGGAAGCAGGCAGCGCGAGATATCGAAGATGAAGCTGTAACCGTAACAGCCTCGACACGCGCCCAAGGCGTGCAAATTATGCCTGCAAGCCTGATGCGGGAGGACGTGATGCGATGGAATTTGGTTGGCGCCGCGATACTGGCCTTCGGCGGGCTCTCAGCTGAGGCGCAAACGCTGCCTGCCGAGGAACTCGCCGGGCGCAGCCTCGAAAGGCGTGCCGTCGAGGCGATGATCTGGGCCATGCCCGCGGTCAACACCGACCTCATGCTCCAGGAAGCTCTCAGCAAGACCAAGGCGAAACCCAACGACGTCGTGTTCTGGTCGCAGCCGGCGAACTGGAAGAACCAGACGCTGACGCCAAACCCGGATTCGATCTACTTCATGTCGTTCTGGAACGTGAAGGATGGCCCGGTCGTCATCGAGGTCCCGCCTGCTAAGGGCGGGTCGATCGCCGGCAACATCGTCACCATCTGGCAGATGCCGCTCGAGGATGCCGGGCCGGAAGGGGCCGACAAGGGCAAGGGCGGCAAGTACCTGATCACGCCGCCGGGCTACAAGGGGAAGGTCCCGGCCGGCTATTTCCACCTGCCGTCCGACACCTATAGCGGCTTCGCGCTGATGCGTTCCAACCTGCCGAGCCACGCACCCGCCGATGTGGCGAAATCGGTGGCCTACGGCAAACAGATCAAGGTCTATCCGCTTTCGAGCGCCAAAAACCCACCGGCAACCACTTTCGTCGACGCCTATGACGTGATGTTCGACTCGACGATTAGGTATGACGCCAGCTTCTACCGCAACCTCGACCGCGTCGTGCAGAATGAGCCCTGGCTGCAGCGCGACCGGGCGATGATCGACCAGTTGAAGACGCTCGGCATCGAAAAGGGCAAGCCGTTCAACCCGAATCCAAAGACGCAGGCCGCCCTCGACGCAGGCGCCAAGGAGGCTCACGCGCTGCTGTCGCAGATCTACGACGCCGGATTTCCGGCCATCAACCAGGGCATCCGCTGGTTCCCCGCCGCGATGGCCGAGGTCGTGAAGGCAGTGTCGACAGAATACGCGGACGTCAACGCCTACCCCGTCGACGCACGCGGCGTGACCTATACGCTTGGCTTCACCGGCATCAAGCGCATCGGCACAGCGCAATTCTACCTGATGGCAAACAAGGACAAGGACGGCAACGCGTTCGACGGCGGCGCCAACTACAGGCTGACCGTGCCGGCCAACGCGCCGGTCAAGCAATACTGGTCCGCGACGGTCTACGACCGCGAGACCCATGCCCTCGTCAAGAACATGAACCGCGCCAGCGTCGCCTCGATCAGCCCCGGCGCGCAGAAAAATCCGGACGGGACGGTCGACGTCTTCTTCGGCCCCCAAGCCCCGGCCGGGAAGGAAGCGAATTGGGTGCCGACCGACCCCAATCGCAAATTCGAGCTGCTATTCCGGCTTTACGGGCCGGAGAAGCCGCTCTTCGACAAGAGCTGGAAGCTGCCGGACGTCGAGCGAGTCGCCAGGCCCTAGCTAGCGCTTCCGCTCGCGGGAGAGCCCCTTCTCAGCCAGCGCCGTCTCATAGGCCTTCATCTTGTCGTCGGCCTGCTCGCCGAGCTCGCGCAGATAATCCCAGGCGTAGATGCCGGTCTCGTGCATGTCGTCGAAGCCGAGCCTGACGGCGTAATGGCCGACCGGCTCGACCCGCAGGATCTCGACCTCCGCCTTGCCGGCGACGATGGTCTTCTGGCTGGGATGATGACCCTGGACCTCGGCCGAGGGACTCTCGACGCGCAGAAGCTCGGCCGGCAGCGCGAAGCTTGCTCCGTCCTCGAAGGCGACATGCAGGGTGCGGCGGTCCTTCGACAGGCGGATCTCGGTCGGCCAGGATGACATGATCGTGCGGATTCCTTGCAGGCTGCGGCGACCATGCGCTTGACCTTGGCCGCATCGGTGCCAATGTCTTCCTATAGCAATGTGAAAACCAGACCGCATCCTGTGCGGAGCGGGCTGGGTGTTCGGAGTTGAGGCAGACGTGCTGCTCGACGACATGAAGCCGCTGACGCGGTCGCCGCTGGTCGATCCGTTCGGCCGGACAATTTCCTATCTGCGCATCTCGGTGACGGATCGCTGCGATTTTCGTTGCGTCTATTGCATGGCCGAGAACATGCAATTCCTGCCGCGCAAGGAGCTGCTGACGCTCGAGGAACTCGACCGGATCGCCACCGCCTTCGTCAGCCGCGGCACGCGCAAGCTGCGCCTGACCGGCGGCGAGCCGCTGGTGCGCCGCGACATCATGAGCCTGTTCCGCTCGCTCTCGCGCCACCTCACCTCCGGCGCGCTCGACGAATTGACGCTGACCACCAACGGCTCGCTGCTCTCGCGCTATGCCGACGAACTCGCCGGCTATGGCGTGCGCCGCATCAACGTCTCGCTCGATACGCTCGATGCTGACAAGTTCCGCGAGATCACCCGCCGGGGCGACCTCAAGGTCGTGCTCGCCGGCATCGAGGCGGCGCGCAAGGCCGGGATGCGGGTCAAGATCAACGCGGTGGCGCTGAAGGGCGTCAACGACGACGAGATCGAGGAGCTGATGCTCTGGTCGCACGGCCTCGGCATGGACCTGACCCTGATCGAGGTCATGCCGATGGGCGAGATCGAGGTCGGCCGCATCGACCAGTATCTGCCGCTCTCGGTGGTTCGCGGGCGGCTGATGGACAAGTATACGCTGGTCGACGATCCCTACCGCACCGGTGGGCCGGCCCGCTATGTCCGCGTCAAGGAGACCGGCGGCCTGATCGGCTTCATCACGCCGCTCACCCATAATTTCTGCGAGAGCTGCAACCGCGTGCGGCTGACCTGCACCGGCACGCTCTATATGTGTCTTGGCCAGGAGGACGCGGCCGATCTGCGCGCCGCCGTCCGCTCCTCGCCGGACGACGCCCTGCTCTACCGGACCATGGACGAGGCCATCGCGCGCAAGCCGAAAGGCCACGACTTCGTCATCGACCGGCGTCATGCCCGCCCGGCCGTCGGCCGGCACATGAGCGTCACCGGCGGCTGATCGAATGGAGCGGCGGCCGCTCGCTTGACCCTTCGACCGAATACCGGCACCGTCCCGGAGACGGGTGGAGTTGCATGCGGTTGATGTTCAAGGCGATGGCAGGCCGCGCGAGAGCGGCGGCAAGCGCAATCGATGACGCCGTGAGGCAGACCCATGCGGCGCGGCTCGCCATCATGGCGGCACGGCTGCGGCGCTCCCTGCCCCTTCTCGCGATGCTCATCGCCGCCACCCTGCTCTTTTGCCTGTTTCTCGGCTGGTCGTCCGGCCGCAGCGTCTTCCGGGCGCTCTCGCCCGCCTCGCCCACCGGAATCGGGGCCGGGATCGCGGGCGTTCTGGCGGGGCTCATCGTCATCGAGCTTTGCGCCGTCTTCGCCATCACGCTGATGACCGCGGCGCTCCAGCTCGCCTACGACACGGGCCGTCACCGCGTGCGCGCGCTGCTACAGATCGTCAGCGCCATCGCGCTGGCCGGACTAGCCTGGCGGCTTTCGGCGCTCGACGCGGTCTCCCTGCCCCTCGCGACCATCTTTCCCATGCTCGCGAGCGCATGCCTCGTCGCGCTGACGATCTGGTTCGAGCGCACCTATCTGCGTCCGGCCTATCCGGGCTTCCGCGATTTCTGGGTCGACATCGTCGATGCCCGCCTGTTCCTGACGCGAGCCGCCCATGGCGAATGACGACGGCAGCGCGCTCACGCGGCACGGTGCGCCCGCGATGACTGCGCATCACCTCGCGGAGTCGGTCAGGGCGGGCCACAACGGCGCGAGCGACGCGGTCGAGAATCTGCCGCCGGCCGATGCGGCCATGCTGTCCCAGACCGAGCAGACGCTGATCGCCAAGGCGCGCGAACACTATGCGATGCTGCGGCAGGAGGCGGCGGCACGCCTCAACGCCATTCAGGCCGAGGTTGTGAGCCGGCGGGAGCTGTTCACGCAGCAACGTTTCGAGGGCCGCGTGCGCGGCGTCGAGGCGACGATGCGGGCCATGCTCAACAAGCACGGCGGCGAGCTGGAACAGCGCGTCTACGATGCTCTCAGGGCCAAGCGCGAATACGCCTTCTTCAACTACGAGAACAAGCGCAGGGCCGATCCCAAGCTCGACAAATGGCAGTTCATCCTGTTCTTCCTGGTCGTGCCGCTGGTGGTCGAAAGCCTGCTCAACGGCAACTTCTTTGCCGAAGCCAGCGATTTCGGCCTGGTCGGCGGCGCCGCCACCGCGGTCATCATTTCAGCGCTCAACATCGCGCTCGGCTTCTTCATGGGCGTCGGCCCCGCGCGCTATTGCCAGCATGTGAAAAGCTCGCACCTGTTCTGGGCGCTGCCGGCCTATGCCGGCATGATCGCGCTCATCGTGCTGTTCAATCTCGCGGTCGGCCATTACCGCGAGATGCTGATCGCCAATCCCGACGCGCGCTCCTTCCAGGTGATGCCGCGCATGCTGGAGAACCCGTTCGCGATCTACGACATCAAATCGGTCGCGCTGGTCATCATCGGCTGTCTCGTCGCGTTCGTCGCGGCGACGAAAGGCTATACCGCCTTCGGCAGCTATCCGGGGCACGCCACCGCCTACAAGCGCTGGCGGCAGCGCTGGAACGCCGTCGAGGAGGAGCGGCGCCGGCTCGATGTCGAGCTACTGCCGGAGCTCGAAGCGATCCGAACCCAGATCGACGGCTTCCGTGCCGATTGCCGCGACGAGTTGGGCAAGCTGCAAGGCACGAAGGCGGCCGCGGAGAGGGCCCGCGACCTCTATTTCTCCCGTCTCGGACAACTGCGGGCCGCCAAGGACGCGGCGATGATGCAATATCGCGAAGCCAATCTGCGCGTCCGCACCGATCTGCCGCCGGCCTATTTCGCACAGTCACTCAACCTGGCGGAGATCGACCAGCCCGGAGAACTGCCGGAATACGTCGCGGCGCGCCGGCAGATCGAGGATTTCGAGCAGCAGCTCGCCAGCATGCCGGCCCTGATCGAGGCCAAGCTCAAGGATCGGCTGATCCTCCTGCGCGGCGTCGACCTCGCCGGCGAAATCGAGCAGGTGAAGCTGCGTGCGGCGCAGGCCGGGCGCGAGGCCTTCGAGCGCGACGAGGCGGCCCAGAAGCAGGCGGCGGAGGATTTCGCCGCAATGCCACGCTAGGGCTCTGGGCATGAAGACCGAGAACCTGGCCATCGTCGCCTCCCTGCTCGCGGGCGTCGCGCTCGTCGGCTTCTTCGCGGCCCCCTCTCTGCTGCGCGGCCCGCCGCGCGACCAGGAGACGCTGTGCCCGAAGGCGGGCCCGGTCGGGCACACGCTGATTCTCGTCGACAAGAGCGATCCGTGGAGCGAGGTGCAGGCGGGGCGGTTGAAGAAGCTTGTGAAGCAGATCGGCGATGAATTGCCGGCCGAACGCATGCTGTCGATCTACGTCTTCAACGACGTCTTCGAGCCCGGCTTCCCGGCCCTGATCTCGCTGTGCAACCCAGGCAAGACGGCGAGCGAGCTGATCGGCAATCCGCGCCGCGAATATGTGAAATGGGTCGAGAAGTTCGGCCGGCCGCTCGACGAGGCTCTCACCGTGCTGACCCAGCCGGCGAAGGGCAACCAGTCGCCGATCGTCGAGGCAATCGGCGATGTGGTCTCGCGGCGCGAGAACCGCGTGCCGAACGGCGACCGCTCGCTCGTGCTCGTCTCGGACATGCTGCAGAACTCCGGCCAGTTCACCGTCTTCGGCAATGCGGCCGGGGCGCGCGACCCCGAGCGGCTGCGCCGCCTGCTCGACAAGGTCTGGCAGGATTCCGGCGCGAAGACCTGGGCGCTCAGCATCCATCAGGTCCAGGGCGTCTACGACCAGAACCGGCTGGAGCAGGCTGCTGCCCTGTGGAAGCAGGCCTTCCAGAAGCTCAATATCACGGTGAACTGGGACAGGCTGTAGCCGCCTCGCCCGCCATCAGAGGCGATAGGCCATCCGCACGCCGCCCCAATGGCGCCCCTTCACCCGCAGCGGGGCGGTGATCTCGCTGAGAGCCTCGCTGCGCCCATTCCCAAGATCATGCTGGCAGAGCTGGACCAGGAATGGCCGCACCGAGCGGCTCGCGCTGATGCCGGAGCGACTGTCGAGAATGCGCCTGTTGCAGGAATGGATGGCGTTCCAGGCCGGATCGTAGCTGCGCTGCGGCTGGGATGTCTCGGCATGATGCACCGGCATGTAGCCGTTGCGATCGCTCGGCACCGCGAACACCAGGCGCGGATCGCTGGCGAGCGTCTTTTTGAGCAACGGAGGCAGAATGGTCTCCAGAGCCGGCAGGCTCGGGCTCAGATACTGAACAGGCTCGCTCTCGGAAACCGGCGTATAGAGCGCGCCGAACAATTCCTCCTCGATCAAGGTGCCGTTTTCGATCGCCACCTCCATCGCCGCGGCAACCTCGCGCGCGAAATCCTGGGCTCGCTCGATCAGCGGCCGATAAGAACGCTCGATCTCCTCGATCATCTGCGCCAATGCTCCGCTGCCAGCGACAGCGTCCACCTCGAAAGCCAGATGCAACCCCTGCTCGCTCTGGCCCGCCATCCGGCAGGGCAAGGGCGGCAGCCCGTCGATCGTGATCGCGCCGGTTCCTCCCTCGAACCGGGTGGCCCGCGCGTCCGCCAGAAGCGCGCCGCCGCGCCCGACATCGACGATCCGGCTCGACAGGTCGATGCCGCCGAGGGTCAGATGCGCGCGACGGGCGGTCGGAAAGCGGTCGTGGCGCCGCCGATCGGCGAAGGCGGAATGGCGCAGGAGCGGCTTGAAGCGCCGCAGCATGCGGCCGACGAGCCGGCTGCCCTTTTCGGAGGCGCGCCGAACCCGCTCGCTCTCGGCGACCGTGGCATGCGCAATCCGGTCGATCTCGGTCGCACGGAGCGCGACGCCCTCGACGAAAAGCGCCGTTTCGACGGCGTTGCGCGACAATTCCGCCGTAGAAACCGCCTGCTCCTGCGAGGCCTGGCTGATCGTGGCCATGAGCGGATTGACGTCCCGCACGATCTGCAGCGCCTCGTTGACGATGCCGCTGGAGCTCTGGGCCGCGCGGGTGAGCCGGTCGACGCGCTGGCGGATGTTGCCGACGGCCTCGCCGACCTCGACGGAAAGCGTCTTCACCTCATGGGCGACGATGCCGAACCCGCGCCCGGCCTCGCCGGCGCGGGCGGCCTCGATCGCGGCGTTGAGGGCGAGCAGATTGGTCTGCCGCGCAATCTCGGCGATGGAATCGACGATGCCCCGGATCTCGCCGGTCGCTTCGGCCAGACCGTCCATCATCAGCGTCGCCTCGCCGGCCCGCTCGACCGCGGCATCCAGCCGGAGGCGAACGCCTGCCATGGCGTTGCCCACCTGATCGGCCGAATGGGACACCTGCTGCGTCGCAGCCGCGAGGACGGAGGCGTTCTCGCTCGCCGCGCCGACGGCCGTGCGCATGCTGCCCGCGCTTTCCAGAATGCTGCGCGACCCGCTTTCGGAATCGGCCGACAGCTTCTCGACCTCGCCCAGCTCATGCGTGAGCCGCTGCATCGCGAACAGGATATCGCGCTCGATATCGTCCACGGCATCGCGGGTCGAAAGATCGACGGGAACGATCTGCGGACCGGGTGCGGCTGCGCTGGCAACCGGCATCAACTCGATCGGCGCTTCTTCGCCTGCCGGCGTTCGGACGCCCAGCCAGCGTCGCATTCTGCCCCGCATACCCAGCCCAGTCTCACCCAAGGTCAGCCCTGCTTCCGGTTATGGGTGGCCTCAGTTAACAAAGGCTTCCACGGCTCCTGCACGCCGCCTGTGCCGCAGACGCATTGGACCGCCTCCGCCGGGCCTTGTATGGCTTGGCTTTCCACGTCGCACGGGCATGAGCCATGAGCCAGCACAGCTATGACGTCATCGTCGCCGGGGTTGGCGCCATGGGGTCGGCCGCCTGCTGGCATCTCGCCCAGCGCGGTCTGAAGGTGCTCGGTCTCGAGCGCTTCGATCTCGGCCATGCGATGGGCTCCTCGCATGGCCTGACCCGGATCATCCGCCTCGCCTATTTCGAAGGCTCGCACTATGTGCCGATCGTGCGGCGCGCCCACGAACTCTGGGCGGAAACCGGCAAGCAGGCCGGGCTCAAGCTGCTCCACGTCACAGGCTCGCTCGACCTTGCTCCCAAGGGCGGCGGACCTGTCGAATCCTCGCTGCAGTCCTGCCTCGACCATGGCTTGACCCATGAGGTGTTGGAGGGCGCCGAGGTGATGCGCCGCTTCCCGGGCTTCCAGCTCCCGGAGGGGCATATCGGGCTGTGGCAGCCGGATGGCGGCTTCGTCGCCTCCGAAAAGGCGATCTATGCCCATGTCGGCCTGGCGCAGTCGCGCGGCGCCGACATCCGCGCCAACGAACCCATGCTCGACTGGACGCCGACCGCGCAAGGCGGCGTCGTGGTGCGGACGGAACGCGGGACCTATTCCGCCGGCCGCCTCGTCATCACCTCCGGCGGCTGGATCGCCGATGCGGTGCCGGCGCTGTCGCAGCGGGTCAACACGGTGAAGCAGGCCATCGGCTGGTTCACGACGCGCCGGCCGGAGCTTTTCCGCGAGGGAGCGTTTCCGGTCTTCATCCTCAGCGTCGAGGAAGGCAATTTCTACGGCTTCCCGCTCTACGAGCACCCCGGCTTCAAGCTGGGCGGCCCGCATTTCGGGCGCGAGCCGATGGACCCGCGCGACCCCGACCGCACACCCAGCGAGAACCAGGTCGCTCGCATCCGCGAATGCCTGGCGCGCTACATCCCCGACGCAGCCGGCGAGCCGCTGACGATCAAGGGCTGCGTCTACACCGTCTCCCCGGACGAAGACTTCATCATCGACAGCGTGCCGGGCGTGCCACAGGCGGTCTTCGCCTCGGCCTGCTCGGGGCACGGCTTCAAATTCGCCAGCGCGATCGGCGAGATCCTCGCCGATCTCTCGACCGTCGGCCGATCGCCCTTCGACCTCGCCCCGTTCTCGCTTTCCCGCTTCGCGAGCTAAGCCTTTCCTTAAAACCGGATACCGCCTTGGCCAGCGCAGCCGAAAACCGCCGCGGCATCGTCTTCATGCTGACGGCCATGTCGCTTTTCGTCGTCAACGACGTGTTCATGAAGCTGGCACGCGAAACCTACCCGGCCGGGCAAGCCATCGCGATCAGGGCCGGTTTCGCCGTGCTCGTCGGCCTGGCACTCGTCTTTGCCGCGCGGGAGAGCGACCGCCTGCACATGGCGTTCCGCCCCCGGGTGCTGCAGCGCGGCATCCTCGAGGCTTTCAGCGCACTGACTTTCGGCTGGTCGCTCGGCCTCATGCCGCTCGCCAATCTCACCGCGATCAACATGGCCTCCCCGCTGCTCATCGTCGCGATCGCGGTTCTGCTGCGGATCGAGACCGTCGGATGGCGGCGGATCCTGGCGCTGACCATCGGCTTCGTCGGCGTGCTGTTCGTGGTGCGCCCGGGCGCCGAATCTTTCAATGCAGCCGCCATCGTCGCCGTGATCAGCGCCTTTCTCGTCGCCGGCCGTGACCTGACGACCCGCGTCATCGGCGACGACGTCCCTTCGACCGTCGTGTCGCTGACCACGACCATCCTCGTCGGCCTCGTTGCCGTCGCCTACGGCCTCACCGAGACCTGGCTGCCGGTCTGGCGGCTGGAAACCGTCTATATCGCGCTTGCCGCCGTGCTGGTCACGATCGGCACCTTCTTCATCATCAGCGCCTTCCGCCGCACGGATGTCGGGGTGATCTCGCAATATCGCTACGCGATCATCGTGTTCGCGACGGTGCTGGGCTATCTCGTCTGGGGCGACGTGCCCGATCTCTTCGCCTTCATCGGCGTCGGGCTGATCGTCGGCAGCGGGCTCTATACCATGCACCGGCAGCGCGTGCGGCCGGATTCGAACCTCAAGCTCTCCCGGAAGCCGGGCGCATGACGGCCGTGGCGGTCAAACCGGCGCTGGCGATCCTGGTCGCGATCTCGGCGCTCCAGCCGATCGCGCTCAACCTGCCGGCGCCGGCGACTCCTGCGCTCACCCGGCACTTCGCCTCGAATTACGCCACGATCCAGCTCACGCTGACGCTCTTCCTGGTTGCCGTGGCCCTGACGCAGCTCGTCATCGGGCCGCTGTCGGACCGCTTCGGCCGCCGTCCTTGCGTCAATGCCGGCGTCGTCCTGTTCGTCGCAGGCTCGTTCCTGGGCGCGCTGGCGCCATCGACGCATATGCTGCTGGTCGCGCGTGTGCTGGAAGGTGCCGGGGCCGGGGCGGTCTTCGCGCTGTCGCGCGCGATCATTCGCGACACCGCCAGTCGCGACGAAGCCGCAAGCCAGATCGCCACCGTGACGATGGTCATGGTGGTTGCCCCGATGCTGGCGCCGTGGCTCGGCGGCCAGATCGAAACCGCCCTCGGCTGGCGCGCGATCTTCTGGTTCATGACCCTGTTCGGCACCGGCGTGCTGGCGCTCACCATCGCGCGCCTGCCGGAAACGGCGCCGAACATCGGCGCGCAAAGCTCGTTGCTCGGGGTGTTCCGCGCCTTCCCCGACCTCATCCGCAACCGCGGCTTCCTGCTGAATGTCGCGGCGGGAACGAGCGCGGCTGCGGCCTTCTTCGTCTTCATCGCCGCGACGCCCTTCATCGTCGTCGAGACGATGGGGCGCGGCTCCGATGTCTATGGCAGCTACTTCATCCTCAACGCGCTCGGCTACATGATCGGCAACTTCGCGATGTCGCGGCTGGCGGTGCGCGTCGGGACGCCGCGGATGGTCCGGCTCGGCCTGATGATTTCCTTTGTCGGGACGGGTGCGGCGCTCGCCCTCTCCCTCTCGCCCTGGTGGTCGCCGCTGACGCTGTTCCTGCCGCTCGCCGTCAACGCGATCGGCAACGGCCTGACCATTCCGGGCGCCACGGCCGAGGCGCTGTCGGCACGGCCGGAACTGGCCGGCTCGGCTGCCGGACTGCTGGGCGCCACCCAGCTCGGAATCAGCGCCGCGCTGACCGTGCTGATCAGCTGGCTGGTGACCCTCTGGCCGCAATCGATGAACCTGCTGGTCTGGCTTCTGACGACAGCGGGCCTCGCCGCCGTCCATTTCGTGCGTGGCCGGCCTCA encodes:
- a CDS encoding conserved membrane hypothetical protein (Evidence 4 : Unknown function but conserved in other organisms), which gives rise to MRLMFKAMAGRARAAASAIDDAVRQTHAARLAIMAARLRRSLPLLAMLIAATLLFCLFLGWSSGRSVFRALSPASPTGIGAGIAGVLAGLIVIELCAVFAITLMTAALQLAYDTGRHRVRALLQIVSAIALAGLAWRLSALDAVSLPLATIFPMLASACLVALTIWFERTYLRPAYPGFRDFWVDIVDARLFLTRAAHGE
- a CDS encoding hypothetical protein (Evidence 5 : Unknown function), producing the protein MVMKTLNFAGAAEPVPGMPLPWQMACEPPRPVGCSKNSPTPETIG
- a CDS encoding conserved membrane hypothetical protein (Evidence 4 : Unknown function but conserved in other organisms), yielding MANDDGSALTRHGAPAMTAHHLAESVRAGHNGASDAVENLPPADAAMLSQTEQTLIAKAREHYAMLRQEAAARLNAIQAEVVSRRELFTQQRFEGRVRGVEATMRAMLNKHGGELEQRVYDALRAKREYAFFNYENKRRADPKLDKWQFILFFLVVPLVVESLLNGNFFAEASDFGLVGGAATAVIISALNIALGFFMGVGPARYCQHVKSSHLFWALPAYAGMIALIVLFNLAVGHYREMLIANPDARSFQVMPRMLENPFAIYDIKSVALVIIGCLVAFVAATKGYTAFGSYPGHATAYKRWRQRWNAVEEERRRLDVELLPELEAIRTQIDGFRADCRDELGKLQGTKAAAERARDLYFSRLGQLRAAKDAAMMQYREANLRVRTDLPPAYFAQSLNLAEIDQPGELPEYVAARRQIEDFEQQLASMPALIEAKLKDRLILLRGVDLAGEIEQVKLRAAQAGREAFERDEAAQKQAAEDFAAMPR
- the moaA gene encoding GTP 3',8-cyclase, with product MFGVEADVLLDDMKPLTRSPLVDPFGRTISYLRISVTDRCDFRCVYCMAENMQFLPRKELLTLEELDRIATAFVSRGTRKLRLTGGEPLVRRDIMSLFRSLSRHLTSGALDELTLTTNGSLLSRYADELAGYGVRRINVSLDTLDADKFREITRRGDLKVVLAGIEAARKAGMRVKINAVALKGVNDDEIEELMLWSHGLGMDLTLIEVMPMGEIEVGRIDQYLPLSVVRGRLMDKYTLVDDPYRTGGPARYVRVKETGGLIGFITPLTHNFCESCNRVRLTCTGTLYMCLGQEDAADLRAAVRSSPDDALLYRTMDEAIARKPKGHDFVIDRRHARPAVGRHMSVTGG
- a CDS encoding conserved exported hypothetical protein (Evidence 4 : Unknown function but conserved in other organisms) translates to MRWNLVGAAILAFGGLSAEAQTLPAEELAGRSLERRAVEAMIWAMPAVNTDLMLQEALSKTKAKPNDVVFWSQPANWKNQTLTPNPDSIYFMSFWNVKDGPVVIEVPPAKGGSIAGNIVTIWQMPLEDAGPEGADKGKGGKYLITPPGYKGKVPAGYFHLPSDTYSGFALMRSNLPSHAPADVAKSVAYGKQIKVYPLSSAKNPPATTFVDAYDVMFDSTIRYDASFYRNLDRVVQNEPWLQRDRAMIDQLKTLGIEKGKPFNPNPKTQAALDAGAKEAHALLSQIYDAGFPAINQGIRWFPAAMAEVVKAVSTEYADVNAYPVDARGVTYTLGFTGIKRIGTAQFYLMANKDKDGNAFDGGANYRLTVPANAPVKQYWSATVYDRETHALVKNMNRASVASISPGAQKNPDGTVDVFFGPQAPAGKEANWVPTDPNRKFELLFRLYGPEKPLFDKSWKLPDVERVARP
- a CDS encoding conserved hypothetical protein (Evidence 4 : Unknown function but conserved in other organisms), with protein sequence MKTENLAIVASLLAGVALVGFFAAPSLLRGPPRDQETLCPKAGPVGHTLILVDKSDPWSEVQAGRLKKLVKQIGDELPAERMLSIYVFNDVFEPGFPALISLCNPGKTASELIGNPRREYVKWVEKFGRPLDEALTVLTQPAKGNQSPIVEAIGDVVSRRENRVPNGDRSLVLVSDMLQNSGQFTVFGNAAGARDPERLRRLLDKVWQDSGAKTWALSIHQVQGVYDQNRLEQAAALWKQAFQKLNITVNWDRL
- a CDS encoding Cell wall hydrolase; the protein is MKRIVPSALLALAAFVVLPVKIVPTTSRALSPVPAGIDRAPLEQGPQAAGPSRLDTVDVDLFDRPDGTALALVDPHADRGELRDALAPTVSDGKIDPVPSGRVSHPGEPLAKGNGSTPANAASMAEGSVTPRSASTAIAWVTPTGIVVMLGKEAEQPRLYVGLIEPAQLEREQRCLAEAVYFEARSEAEDGRAAIAQVVLNRVKSGVYPHSVCGVVYQNRHRKLACQFTFACEGKSLRITEPEAWKAALRIARDVYEGRIYLAEVGGATHYHADYVQPSWARKLKKMDAIGRHIFYS
- a CDS encoding conserved hypothetical protein (Evidence 4 : Unknown function but conserved in other organisms) codes for the protein MSSWPTEIRLSKDRRTLHVAFEDGASFALPAELLRVESPSAEVQGHHPSQKTIVAGKAEVEILRVEPVGHYAVRLGFDDMHETGIYAWDYLRELGEQADDKMKAYETALAEKGLSRERKR